A genome region from Cucumis sativus cultivar 9930 chromosome 4, Cucumber_9930_V3, whole genome shotgun sequence includes the following:
- the LOC101205455 gene encoding splicing factor-like protein 1, with amino-acid sequence MDSINSNPNPNSAIETLVPYPPDYSTPEDHDRDPNSLLKEIKGENSGFSSGNGHAENQPADGVNYVPKVEIIQKPLVSENGFTNTHSGTDKDFSGGEEETTSRRRRRSRWDPQPESNEQSGGESGSGARKRKSRWADDDPKPVIQLPDFMGGIEFDPEIQALNSRLLEISRMLQSGMPLDDRPEGARSPSPEPIYDNMGIRINTREYRAREKLNTERQEIISQIIKKNPAFKPPADYRPPKLQKKLYIPMKEYPGYNFIGLIIGPRGNTQKRMEKQTGAKIVIRGKGSVKEGRLQQKRDLKHDPAENEDLHVLVEAETQESLEAAAEMVEKLLQPVDEVLNEHKRQQLRELAALNGTIRDEEFCRLCGEAGHRQYACPSRTSTFKSDVLCKICGDGGHPTIDCPVKGTTGKKMDDEYQNFLAELGGTIPESATKQTPTLAIGSGTSGTNPPWANNTTSASNTPQASVGANGVKPAKEYDDTNLYIGYLPPTFDDDGLIRLFSTFGDIVMAKVIKDRVSGLSKGYGFVKYSDIQMANNAIASMNGYRLEGRTIAVRVAGKPPQPTVPPCPPASTVPTYPVSSQPVGVYPSQQFMPGGPLGNVPPPTSYSATPVPWGPPVPSPYASYPPPPPGSNVYPAVQGQAMPPYGVQYSQVQTAPPGAPSQPVTSGEAQQSFPPGLPSENPTSQPLQTTAYGNTLYSMPPSAQPSYPPSYGYSAYYSAVSTHPLPMSAPTTDQPQPPSGAAPWATNPPMPPPMPSAEKTSSGADAEYEKFMADMK; translated from the coding sequence ATGGACTCTATCAACTCAAACCCTAACCCTAATTCCGCCATTGAAACCCTTGTTCCTTATCCTCCCGATTATTCTACTCCCGAAGACCACGATCGCGACCCCAACTccttattaaaagaaattaagggTGAAAACTCGGGGTTTAGTTCTGGAAATGGGCATGCGGAAAACCAACCGGCTGATGGTGTTAATTATGTGCCGAAGGTGGAGATTATTCAGAAGCCGCTGGTGTCGGAGAATGGATTTACAAACACTCATAGTGGTACCGACAAGGATTTCTCCGGTGGTGAAGAGGAGACTACGAGTAGGCGACGACGTCGGAGCCGATGGGACCCGCAGCCTGAGAGTAATGAACAGAGTGGTGGTGAATCTGGGAGTGGTGCGCGCAAGAGGAAGTCTCGTTGGGCTGATGATGATCCCAAACCTGTAATTCAACTTCCAGATTTTATGGGAGGTATTGAGTTCGACCCTGAAATTCAAGCTTTGAATAGTAGGCTTTTAGAAATTAGTAGAATGCTTCAATCTGGTATGCCGTTGGATGATCGGCCTGAAGGTGCTCGTTCTCCTTCGCCGGAGCCAATTTATGACAATATGGGAATAAGAATTAATACTAGGGAGTATCGTGCTCGTGAAAAATTGAACACAGAGAGACAAGAgattatttctcaaataatcAAGAAGAACCCTGCTTTTAAGCCTCCAGCAGATTATAGGCCTCCGAAGCTTCAGAAGAAGCTTTATATACCGATGAAGGAATACCCAGGTTACAATTTTATTGGGCTGATTATTGGTCCTAGAGGTAATACACAGAAGAGGATGGAGAAACAAACTGGCGCAAAAATTGTAATTAGGGGAAAAGGGTCTGTAAAAGAAGGTAGATTGCAACAGAAGAGGGATTTAAAGCATGATCCTGCAGAGAACGAGGATTTGCATGTTCTAGTTGAGGCTGAAACGCAGGAATCACTAGAAGCTGCGGCGGAAATGGTAGAGAAGCTTTTGCAGCCTGTTGACGAAGTTTTGAATGAGCATAAGAGGCAGCAACTTAGGGAACTTGCTGCCTTGAATGGAACCATAAGGGATGAAGAATTCTGTAGGTTGTGTGGCGAGGCTGGGCATCGTCAATATGCTTGCCCTTCGCGGACATCCACATTCAAGAGTGATGTACTCTGTAAAATATGTGGTGATGGTGGGCATCCAACAATTGATTGTCCAGTGAAGGGGACAACTGGGAAAAAGATGGATGATGAATATCAGAATTTCTTGGCAGAGTTAGGAGGTACAATTCCCGAATCAGCAACCAAGCAGACCCCTACATTAGCAATAGGTTCTGGCACTTCAGGAACCAACCCTCCTTGGGCTAACAATACAACTAGCGCTAGCAATACACCACAAGCAAGCGTTGGTGCGAATGGAGTGAAGCCTGCTAAGGAATATGACGATACAAACTTGTATATAGGTTATTTGCCTCCTACTTTTGATGATGAtggtttgattagattattttcaacatttggCGATATTGTGATGGCTAAGGTCATTAAGGATAGGGTTTCCGGATTGAGCAAAGGTTATGGATTTGTGAAGTATTCTGATATTCAGATGGCTAATAATGCAATTGCCAGCATGAATGGTTATCGTCTAGAAGGCCGAACGATTGCTGTTAGAGTTGCTGGGAAGCCACCACAGCCTACTGTGCCTCCTTGCCCTCCAGCATCGACTGTGCCCACTTACCCCGTTTCAAGCCAGCCTGTTGGTGTCTATCCGTCCCAGCAGTTTATGCCCGGTGGTCCTCTTGGGAATGTTCCTCCACCCACAAGTTATTCTGCTACCCCAGTTCCATGGGGTCCTCCAGTTCCTTCTCCGTATGCTTCTTACCCCCCTCCACCTCCAGGTTCTAACGTCTATCCGGCTGTTCAGGGTCAGGCTATGCCTCCTTACGGCGTCCAGTATTCTCAGGTCCAGACAGCTCCCCCTGGTGCTCCATCTCAACCTGTGACTTCAGGTGAAGCACAACAGAGTTTTCCTCCGGGATTGCCATCTGAAAATCCTACTAGCCAGCCATTACAAACTACGGCATATGGGAACACTTTATATTCGATGCCACCTAGTGCTCAACCTTCTTACCCGCCTTCATATGGTTATTCGGCTTATTATAGTGCGGTCTCTACTCATCCGTTGCCCATGTCTGCGCCAACTACGGATCAGCCTCAACCGCCCAGCGGGGCTGCTCCTTGGGCTACAAATCCTCCAATGCCTCCTCCCATGCCTTCTGCTGAGAAGACGTCATCAGGTGCAGATGCTGAGTACGAAAAGTTCATGGCAGATATGAAATGA